The DNA window TCGGAAGACGAGCGCATGGTGCGCGACACCGTTCGGGCGTTCGTCGATGACCGGGTGATGCCGATCATCGAGGAGTGCCACCGGGACGGCCGTTTCCCCATGGAGCTGGTGCCGGAGATGGCCGCCCTCAACCTCTTCGGCGCGACCATCGACGAGTATGGCCTGCCGGGGCTGAGCAATGTCGCCTACGGCCTGACCATGCAGGAGCTGGAGCGCGGCGACTCGGGCATTCGCAGCTTCGTCTCGGTGCAGAGCGCTCTGGTCATGTACCCCATCTACGCCTTTGGCTCCCAGGCCCAGAAGGATCGCTGGATCCCTGCCCTGGCCTCCGGCGAAGCCATCGGCTGCTTCGGCCTCACCGAGCCGGACTTCGGCTCCAATCCCGGCGGCATGCGCACCAACGCCCGCCGCGACGGCGACGGCTGGATTCTCAACGGCTCCAAGCAGTGGATCACCAACGGCACCCTGGCGGACGTGGCGGTGGTCTGGGCCCACACCGAGGACGGCGTCCGCGGCTTCCTGGTGGAAAAGGGCACCGAGGGCTTCACCTCCTCGGACCAGCACGGCAAATTCTCCCTCCGCGCCTCCGTCACCTCCGAGCTCGGCTTCACCGACTGCCGCATCCCGGCGGACGCCATCCTGCCCAAGACCACCGGCCTCAAGAATGCCCTCATGTGCCTCAACCAGGCGCGCTACGGCATTGCCTGGGGCGGCCTGGGCTCGGCCATGGAGAGCTACCGCACCGCCCTCGAGTACTCCCAAGAGCGGATTCAATTCTCCGGCCAGCCCATCGCCTGCCACCAGCTGGTGCAGGAGAAGCTGGTGTGGATGGTGAGCGAGATCAGCAAGGGTCAGCTGCTGGCCCTGCGCCTGGGGCAGCTCAAGGACGCCGGCAAGCTGCGCCATCACCAGATTTCCCTGGGCAAGCGCAACAACGTGTGGGTGGCCCGGGAATCCGCCCGCCTGGCGCGGGAGATCCTCGGCGCCAACGGCATCGTCGACGACTACCCGGTGATCCGCCACATGCTCAACATCGAGTCGGTCTTCACCTACGAGGGGACCCACGACATTCACGGCCTGATCATCGGCGAGAAGATCACCGGCATCCCCGCCTTCAACGCCCCGGAACGCCCGGTGAAGGCGGCGAAGGCGGCTCCCGTCGCCGCGGCGGTGGGCAAGGGGAACGGCTGATGGCCTTGGCGGAGCTCGAACAGGGCCTGCTGCGGGTGACCGAGCTCGCCGCCGTCGCCGCCGCCCAGACCATGGGCTTCGGCGATGGTCACCACTCGGACCAGATGGCGGTGGAGTCCATGCGCAAGGAGCTCGACCTCCTGCCCATGGACGGTCGCATCGTCATCGGCGAGGGTGAGCGGGACAAGGCTCCCATGCTCTTCATCGGTGAAGAGCTGGGAGCTTTCAAGGAGCAGGACGATCCAGCGGAGGAGATCGACATCGCCGTCGATCCCCTGGAGGGTACCGCCCTCTGCGCCACCGGCGCTCCCGGCGCGGTGGCGGTGCTGGCGGCGGCGGAGCGCGGCGGTTTGCTGCAGGCCCCCGACGTCTACATGGAGAAGATCATCGTCGGCCCCACCGCCCGCGGCAGCGTGCACCTGGAGGCCCCGGTGGCGGAGAATCTGCGCAGCATCGCCAAGGCCTTCAAGCGCGACGTCGGTGAGCTGACGGTGGTGGTCCTCGAACGCGACCGTCACCAGCAGCTCATCGCCGACATCCGCAAGGCCGGCGCACGCATCCGGCTGATCGGCGACGGCGACCTGTCGGCGGGCATCTCCGCGGCGGTGCGGGGCACCGGCGTGCACGCCGTGATGGGCACCGGCGGAGCTCCGGAAGGAGTCATCACCGCCGCCGCCATGCGCTGCTTGGGAGGCGAGATCCAAGGCCGCCTCACCGCCCTCAACTCCGCTCAGGAACAGCGCCTGGCGGACATGGGCATCGACAACCTGCAGCACGTCTACAGTACCGAAGAGCTGGCTCCCGGCGAGAACATCATGTTCAGCTGTACCGGAGTCACCGACGGCGAGCTGCTGCGCGGCGCCCGCTTCTTCGGTGGGGGCACTCGGACCTCGACTCTCTTCATGTCTTTAGCAGCACGCAAAATCCAATTTGTCGATACCATTCACCGGGAGAAGCTCACCACGCCGGTGATCTTCCAGTAGAGTGAAGGGCGCGGAACGCTCGACAACTCATCCCTCCCAGGGCCCCGGTGGGTCCCGGGGAAATACCCGACCGTTCCCGAGAAGGCCATGATCAAGCCCGACCATTGGATCCGCAGCTGGGGCGAAGACGGCGGTGTCGACCCGTTCGACCCCGCCCAGGTCAACTCCGCCAGCTATGACGTGCGGCTCAGCGACCACTGGATCTGCCCGACCCGTGATCCGGAGGAGTTCACCTCCGACGCCGTCAAGCTCTTCCCCGGCGAGGTCGTCCTCGCTTCGACGCTGGAGTACGTGCGCATCCCGCGCAGCGTCGCCTGTGATCTGAAGCTCAAATCGACCCTCGGACGACTGTGGATCAACCACTCCATGGCCGGCTGGTGCGATCCCGGCTTCCAGGGGAATATCACCCTCGAGCTGCAGAACCTCGGCCCCCAGCCCTTCGTCCTCGACGCTGGCCGACGCATCGCCCAGCTGATCTTCATCACCATGGAATCGGAGCCGGAGATCGCCTACGGTGAGCCAGGCTCCTCCAGCCACTACCAGGGCCAAGAGGGCACCACTCGCGCCCGCAGCTGATCGGATCTCCTCCGCTCTGCCCGCCCCCCCTCTCTTATGAGCATCGCCGGCAATCTCAAGACCATGGACTTGGCGGAGCTGCTGCAGTGGCTCTCCCAAGCACAGAAGACCGGCACGCTGGTAATCCACAACGGCAAGGTGGAGAAACGCCTCTTTCTACAGGACGGCAAGATCGTCTCCTCGGCGTCGACGGATCCCCGGGAGTACCTCGGCCACTTCCTGGTCAGCCAGGGCCTGATCACCGAGCAGCAACTCTCCCAGGCCATCTCCCGCCAGGCCAACGAGAAGATGCTCCTGGGCAAGATCCTGCTCACCAACGGCGTCGTCACCGAGGAGGACCTGCAGCGCCTGCTGCGCCTCAAGGCCGAAGAGGGCATCTACGACATCTTCACCTGGCAGAAGGGTGAGTTCCGCTTTCTCAACGGCGAGTTGCCGGAGCACACCTTCGTCCCTCTGCGGCTGGATCTCACCGGCATCCTCATGGAAGGAGCCCGGCGAGTCGACGAGTGGAAGCGCATCCGCGAGCACATTCCCTCCAAGGACGTGGTGGCAGTGGGCTTCGGCAAGCTCGACGACCCCACCGCCAGCCCCGGCGCCCGGCGCATCCTCTCGATGATCAACGACGACCGCACGGTGGAGGAGATCCAGCTCCAAACCCACTCCAGCGAATTCTTCGTCTGCAGCGTGCTCTTCGACAAGATCCAGAAGGGCCAGGTGAAGGTGGTGCGGCCCCGGGTGGTGCGGGTGGAAGTGCCGGTCCCCGGTCCGCCAGCCCAAGGTCCGGCGCCGCAGGGCCAAGCCGCCCAACCCGCCCAGCAGCCGGCCTCGGGACAGGCTGCACCGGCGCAGGGCCAGCAGGGCGGAGGCTTCACACCGCCCAACCCTGCAGCGGCTCAAGCACCGGCGGGCCAGGCTCCAGCCGCCCGCCCCCAGGCCGGAGTCCCGCTCCAAGGAGCTCCCCCGGCGGCCCCGGCCCAGCCCGCGGCCAGGCCGACGACCGGTGCGGCGGGAGGCGGCCCGGGAGAAGGCGACGGCGACAGCTTCAGCCAGCTGGATCCCGACGCCTTGATGACCGCCGCAGCGCAGATGGTGCAAAAGGGGGATTTCGAGCGCGCTCTACGCTATCTGCGGGCCGCCCGCAGCCTTCGCCCCGACGACCGCAATCTGGAAGGAGCGGTGGCCTCCGCCGAGCAGCAGATCCGGCGGTCCTTGGAGCGGGGCGGCCTCACCGTCGACAAGGTGCCCAAGCTGGCGGTGCCCATGGAAGAGCTCACCAGCCTCAACGTCTCCGCCCAGGAAGGCTTCCTGCTCACCCGCATCGACGGTCGCTACGACATCAAGTCGATCCTCAAGATCAGCCCGATGCCGGAAATCGATGCGCTGGTGCTCTTCTTCCGCTTGATGAGGGCGGGGCATATCCGCTTCTGAGAAGCTGGAGCCCTGGCTACCGGCGGCGGCGAATCGCCATGAGCCGGCAGATCCCGCGCAGCATCTCGAGGTAGGCTCCCCGCTCCTCGGCGCTCAAGTCCGTCAGCCCCAGACGCTCCAACGCCGTCGCCTCCGGCTCCCGCGGCTGCAAGGGACGCAGGTCCCGGGGCGGCCGGTCGTTGACCTCCTCCAAAGCCTCCAACAGGTCGAAGCGATCCCGCCCTAGGGCCTGGAGAATGCTGTCGAGACTGGGAATCTGGGGCACGACCTTCCCGTGCTCGTAGTTGCTGATCATCGGAGCCGTCAGCCCGGAGCGCCGGGCCAACTGTTGTTGGCTCAGCCCGGCCTGCATGCGCAGCACCTTGAGCGCCTTGCCGATGCCTTTGAACTCTCCCATGACCTCAATCTACCAGCTCACTCGTACCTGCGAACCCCTCCCATCGCTGCGGCTCAACCTTCCTCCGCCGCCATCTGCTCCGAAGGCCGTTCCGGGAAGGAGATGACCACCACCGTGCGGTCGTCCATCACCTGGCGCCCCGCCGCGAATTTCTCCACCCCGGCGAAGACCGCATCCACCACCTCTCGCGCCGAACGCCCTCGATGGCGGCGGACCACTTCCAGAAGCCGGCGGGAACCGAATTCCTCATCGGCGTCCTCATCCCCGTCGCCATAGCTCTCCACAATTCCGTCGGTGTAGAGGATCAGCATATCCCCCGGGGCGACCCGCACAAAGCCTCTTTCGTACGAGGCTTCCGGTAACGGGCCGAGCACCGGCCCGCCCTCGCGCAGCCAGCGGTGGCGGCCGTCGGCCTTGAGGTGGATCGGCGGCGGGTGGCCGGCGTTGACGTAAATGAAGTTGCCGTTGACCTCCAGCTCCCCATAAACCAGCGAGACGAAGCGGCTGGTGAGGGTACTGCGATGGATGATGCGGTTGAGCCGCTCGATGGTGCGCACCATCTTGAAATCGCGCTCCGCGCCCATGCGCAGGCCGGTGTAGACATCCCGCACCTGCAGCGCCGCCGGCAGCCCGTGGCCGGAGACGTCGGCGATGGCGACGCCCATGATCTTGGAGGAGATGGAGATGTAGTCGAAGTAGTCGCCGCCGACGCTCTTCATCGGCTCGTTGCGGCCGTAGACGTCGTACTCGCCATAGCGGGGCGCCTTGCGCGGCAGCAGGGAGGCTTGGATCTTGCGCGCTTCCCGGAAGATCTCCTGCAGCCGCTGGTGGCGGATCTGCTGGCTGATGGCGTGGCGCAGGATGCCCAGGGAGAAGAGGATGTCCTCCCGGTTGTAGCCGGGAGCGACGTTGAAGGCCAGCACGTACTCCTCGTCCCCCACCTCGACGCAAGCGAACTCGTGCACCCCCAGGGTGGTCTCCAGCTCCGGATCCAGCGACGGATCGTCAGCGTCCATGAACGCCGTCCCCCGCAGGCAGCAGAGCTCCAGCGGCGGATAGGTGCTGGGCACCCGCAGCCCCGGCGCCAGCGGCTTGGCATCCCCGAAGGTGCGGCGCAGCACATAGCTACCGTTCTCCCGCTGGTACAGCCGGCCGCCGTAGATGCCCAACTCGTCGCGGAACTCGGCGATCAACTGCTCCGCCAACCGATGCACGGTCTTGAGCAAATCGTCGGTCTCGCCGATGGTGGCGACGGCCCGCTCGACTTTCTTCATCAGCATCCGCGGGTCTGCGCTGGTGGTGGCTGGGGTCACGGGGGGAGGCTCCGAAAGGGAAAAGGTGGGGTGGGTGCAGGGTGCGTCCGACCATCGCCGGACTATAGGAAGATTACCACGGCCGGGGCCTCCAAGCCCCTCCCCTCCCCCGACCTACCCGTGATCGATGAGCGCCCGGAGGATGGCGTCCTGGGCGCGCTTGGCGTGCCAGCTGCCGCGGGTGCCGTTGCACAGGATGGAGAACGCATACAGCCGGCCGGAGGCGCCCTTGGCGTAACCGCTGAGGGTGGAGACGCCGTTGAGGGTGCCGGTCTTGGCGAAAACATTGCCCCGATACGGCGGCTCCGCCAGCCGCTTGCGCCAGCTCAGATCAGCCTCGCCGCTGTAGGGCAGGGTGGCCACATACTCCCGGCCCCAGGGGTGGAAGAACATGT is part of the Acidobacteriota bacterium genome and encodes:
- the dcd gene encoding dCTP deaminase — its product is MIKPDHWIRSWGEDGGVDPFDPAQVNSASYDVRLSDHWICPTRDPEEFTSDAVKLFPGEVVLASTLEYVRIPRSVACDLKLKSTLGRLWINHSMAGWCDPGFQGNITLELQNLGPQPFVLDAGRRIAQLIFITMESEPEIAYGEPGSSSHYQGQEGTTRARS
- a CDS encoding helix-turn-helix transcriptional regulator, which codes for MGEFKGIGKALKVLRMQAGLSQQQLARRSGLTAPMISNYEHGKVVPQIPSLDSILQALGRDRFDLLEALEEVNDRPPRDLRPLQPREPEATALERLGLTDLSAEERGAYLEMLRGICRLMAIRRRR
- a CDS encoding DUF4388 domain-containing protein; amino-acid sequence: MSIAGNLKTMDLAELLQWLSQAQKTGTLVIHNGKVEKRLFLQDGKIVSSASTDPREYLGHFLVSQGLITEQQLSQAISRQANEKMLLGKILLTNGVVTEEDLQRLLRLKAEEGIYDIFTWQKGEFRFLNGELPEHTFVPLRLDLTGILMEGARRVDEWKRIREHIPSKDVVAVGFGKLDDPTASPGARRILSMINDDRTVEEIQLQTHSSEFFVCSVLFDKIQKGQVKVVRPRVVRVEVPVPGPPAQGPAPQGQAAQPAQQPASGQAAPAQGQQGGGFTPPNPAAAQAPAGQAPAARPQAGVPLQGAPPAAPAQPAARPTTGAAGGGPGEGDGDSFSQLDPDALMTAAAQMVQKGDFERALRYLRAARSLRPDDRNLEGAVASAEQQIRRSLERGGLTVDKVPKLAVPMEELTSLNVSAQEGFLLTRIDGRYDIKSILKISPMPEIDALVLFFRLMRAGHIRF
- a CDS encoding acyl-CoA dehydrogenase family protein: MNRFSGVDFMDIDPLLSEDERMVRDTVRAFVDDRVMPIIEECHRDGRFPMELVPEMAALNLFGATIDEYGLPGLSNVAYGLTMQELERGDSGIRSFVSVQSALVMYPIYAFGSQAQKDRWIPALASGEAIGCFGLTEPDFGSNPGGMRTNARRDGDGWILNGSKQWITNGTLADVAVVWAHTEDGVRGFLVEKGTEGFTSSDQHGKFSLRASVTSELGFTDCRIPADAILPKTTGLKNALMCLNQARYGIAWGGLGSAMESYRTALEYSQERIQFSGQPIACHQLVQEKLVWMVSEISKGQLLALRLGQLKDAGKLRHHQISLGKRNNVWVARESARLAREILGANGIVDDYPVIRHMLNIESVFTYEGTHDIHGLIIGEKITGIPAFNAPERPVKAAKAAPVAAAVGKGNG
- the glpX gene encoding class II fructose-bisphosphatase, which gives rise to MALAELEQGLLRVTELAAVAAAQTMGFGDGHHSDQMAVESMRKELDLLPMDGRIVIGEGERDKAPMLFIGEELGAFKEQDDPAEEIDIAVDPLEGTALCATGAPGAVAVLAAAERGGLLQAPDVYMEKIIVGPTARGSVHLEAPVAENLRSIAKAFKRDVGELTVVVLERDRHQQLIADIRKAGARIRLIGDGDLSAGISAAVRGTGVHAVMGTGGAPEGVITAAAMRCLGGEIQGRLTALNSAQEQRLADMGIDNLQHVYSTEELAPGENIMFSCTGVTDGELLRGARFFGGGTRTSTLFMSLAARKIQFVDTIHREKLTTPVIFQ
- a CDS encoding PP2C family protein-serine/threonine phosphatase, which produces MTPATTSADPRMLMKKVERAVATIGETDDLLKTVHRLAEQLIAEFRDELGIYGGRLYQRENGSYVLRRTFGDAKPLAPGLRVPSTYPPLELCCLRGTAFMDADDPSLDPELETTLGVHEFACVEVGDEEYVLAFNVAPGYNREDILFSLGILRHAISQQIRHQRLQEIFREARKIQASLLPRKAPRYGEYDVYGRNEPMKSVGGDYFDYISISSKIMGVAIADVSGHGLPAALQVRDVYTGLRMGAERDFKMVRTIERLNRIIHRSTLTSRFVSLVYGELEVNGNFIYVNAGHPPPIHLKADGRHRWLREGGPVLGPLPEASYERGFVRVAPGDMLILYTDGIVESYGDGDEDADEEFGSRRLLEVVRRHRGRSAREVVDAVFAGVEKFAAGRQVMDDRTVVVISFPERPSEQMAAEEG